The Thermosulfurimonas sp. F29 genome includes a window with the following:
- the pstS gene encoding phosphate ABC transporter substrate-binding protein PstS yields MKKWLIGFLGFLWLAGGAFAGRITLLGAGATFPYPLYSKWFHVYYQKTGVRVNYQSIGSGGGIRQILARTVDFGATDAPMSDEELAKAPAKILHLPMAIGAVVIAYNLPGVPSGLRLTPEVLADIFLGKIRKWNDPRIVKLNPDLKLPALPIMVIHRSDGSGTTFNFTYYLSRVSPEWRRRVGYGKAVRWPTGIGGKGNEGVTGYLKQFPGAIGYIELAYAHQNRLAVAALRNRAGKFVLPTLESVSAAARTRIPPDTRTLIVDTDAPDGYPLSAMTWILVYQEQAYGGRSFERARALVELLWWCVHEAQNYNESLLYARLPENVVRINERLLRSITYKGKPVLPPGKK; encoded by the coding sequence ATGAAAAAGTGGCTGATAGGGTTCCTGGGTTTTCTGTGGCTTGCCGGAGGGGCGTTTGCGGGAAGGATAACCCTTCTCGGGGCCGGGGCGACCTTTCCCTACCCGCTTTATTCCAAGTGGTTCCATGTATATTACCAGAAGACCGGCGTGCGGGTGAACTACCAGTCCATCGGTTCCGGAGGGGGGATTCGCCAGATCCTGGCCCGGACGGTGGACTTCGGGGCCACCGACGCCCCCATGAGCGATGAGGAGCTGGCCAAGGCCCCGGCGAAGATCCTTCACCTTCCCATGGCCATAGGGGCGGTGGTGATCGCCTACAACCTCCCCGGGGTGCCCTCCGGACTGAGGCTCACCCCGGAGGTGCTGGCAGACATCTTCCTGGGAAAGATCCGCAAGTGGAACGATCCCCGGATCGTCAAACTCAATCCGGACCTCAAGCTCCCCGCACTTCCCATCATGGTGATTCATCGTTCCGACGGCTCCGGCACCACCTTCAACTTTACCTATTACCTTTCGCGGGTGAGTCCGGAGTGGCGCAGGCGCGTGGGCTACGGCAAGGCCGTGCGCTGGCCCACCGGAATCGGGGGGAAGGGCAACGAGGGGGTTACCGGTTATCTGAAGCAGTTCCCCGGGGCCATAGGATACATAGAACTGGCCTATGCCCACCAGAACAGGCTGGCGGTGGCGGCCCTGCGCAATCGGGCCGGCAAATTCGTTCTCCCCACCCTGGAGAGCGTTTCCGCCGCGGCCAGAACCAGGATCCCCCCGGACACCAGGACCCTTATCGTGGACACCGATGCCCCGGACGGGTATCCCCTTTCGGCCATGACCTGGATCCTGGTCTATCAGGAACAGGCCTACGGCGGGCGTTCCTTTGAACGAGCCCGGGCCCTGGTGGAGCTCCTGTGGTGGTGCGTGCACGAGGCCCAGAATTACAACGAAAGCCTTCTCTACGCCCGGCTTCCGGAAAATGTGGTGCGCATAAACGAAAGGCTCCTGCGTTCCATTACCTATAAAGGGAAACCCGTTCTTCCTCCTGGTAAAAAATAG
- a CDS encoding response regulator transcription factor has product MEPGLRVLIVEDEPDVAELERRAFEKEGFRVETVERASLALERLERRPPDLVILDLMLPDLDGLEVLKFLRFRKELTRVPVIVVSARGEEVDRVLGFELGADDYVVKPFSPRELVLRARAVLKRLRSREEPAVVRYGPIVLYEEEFRVEVEGREVKLTPMEFRLLATLISSPGRVFSREVLLDKVWGYQYEGYARTVDTHIKRLRKKLGPAGELIETVWGVGYRARVL; this is encoded by the coding sequence ATGGAACCGGGGCTTCGGGTCCTCATCGTGGAAGACGAGCCCGATGTGGCGGAACTCGAGCGTCGGGCCTTCGAAAAGGAAGGGTTCCGGGTGGAAACGGTGGAGAGAGCAAGCCTGGCTCTCGAAAGGCTCGAACGCAGGCCCCCGGATCTGGTTATCCTGGACCTCATGCTTCCGGATCTCGACGGTCTCGAGGTGCTCAAGTTTCTGCGTTTTCGCAAGGAACTCACCCGGGTTCCGGTCATCGTGGTCTCGGCCCGGGGAGAGGAGGTGGATCGGGTCCTGGGCTTTGAACTCGGGGCCGACGATTATGTGGTGAAACCCTTCAGCCCCCGCGAACTGGTGCTCCGGGCCCGGGCGGTGCTGAAACGCCTGCGTTCCCGTGAGGAACCCGCGGTCGTCCGCTACGGTCCCATCGTGCTTTACGAGGAGGAGTTCCGGGTGGAGGTGGAGGGCCGGGAGGTAAAACTCACGCCCATGGAATTCAGGTTGCTCGCCACCCTCATCTCCTCCCCCGGAAGGGTCTTTTCCCGGGAGGTGTTGCTCGACAAGGTCTGGGGATACCAATACGAGGGGTACGCGCGCACGGTGGATACCCACATAAAACGCCTGCGCAAGAAACTGGGACCTGCCGGAGAGCTTATCGAGACCGTATGGGGGGTGGGCTACCGGGCGAGGGTCCTCTGA
- a CDS encoding nucleotidyltransferase domain-containing protein has translation MKKDGGPGREEIRDRVSEVWEDFPEVRFAYLFGSRAEGKAGPLSDVDIAVYLEPYTHSRFLELYAALSRALKLDHLDLLVLNRTHNLILLEEIIRHGLLLFERDPDLRMDFELETLHLALDFRERRKRIFGI, from the coding sequence ATGAAAAAGGACGGAGGACCCGGCCGGGAAGAGATTCGGGACCGAGTTTCCGAGGTGTGGGAAGACTTCCCGGAGGTCAGGTTTGCCTATCTTTTCGGTTCGCGGGCCGAAGGCAAGGCCGGGCCCCTGAGCGATGTTGATATTGCGGTCTATCTCGAGCCTTACACTCACTCCCGGTTCCTGGAACTTTACGCCGCCCTCAGTCGGGCCCTGAAGCTGGACCATCTGGACCTCCTGGTGCTGAACCGAACCCACAACCTGATCCTCCTCGAGGAGATCATCCGCCACGGTCTCCTGCTCTTTGAGAGGGACCCGGATCTGCGCATGGATTTCGAACTCGAAACCCTGCATCTCGCCCTGGACTTCCGGGAAAGAAGGAAAAGGATCTTTGGAATATGA
- the pstC gene encoding phosphate ABC transporter permease subunit PstC produces the protein MRVDDPDRVFRFLCWAVALGLVALVAGIGLTLLAGSLPSLKAFGVRFLWGRVWDPVNGEFGALPFLVGTLLTSFLALALAAPFALSSGIFLAEYAPAPLAGPLSALVELLAGIPSVIYGLWALFYLVPLVRWVEMKVGAPPFGLGLPTASLVLAIMILPYAASITREVLRMVPHELKEAAYGLGATRWEVIRGVSIPYGLSGIVAGFLLSLGRALGETMAVTMVIGNRSEMPRSPWDLANTMASVIANEFTEASKDIHLAALIEIGLLLFLITLVVNTVARIIIVRLEVR, from the coding sequence ATGCGTGTGGACGACCCGGATCGGGTTTTCCGTTTTTTGTGCTGGGCCGTGGCTCTGGGGCTGGTGGCCCTGGTGGCAGGGATAGGCCTTACCCTCCTTGCGGGAAGCCTTCCCAGTCTCAAGGCCTTCGGGGTCCGCTTTCTCTGGGGGCGCGTGTGGGATCCGGTTAACGGGGAGTTCGGGGCCCTCCCCTTCCTGGTGGGAACGCTTCTCACCTCCTTCCTGGCACTGGCCCTGGCGGCTCCTTTTGCCCTTTCCTCCGGGATCTTCCTGGCCGAGTACGCCCCGGCCCCCCTGGCCGGGCCGCTTTCGGCCCTGGTGGAGTTGCTCGCCGGAATACCCTCGGTGATCTACGGGCTGTGGGCCCTCTTCTACCTGGTGCCGCTGGTGCGCTGGGTGGAAATGAAGGTGGGGGCCCCGCCCTTCGGTCTCGGGCTGCCCACGGCCTCTCTGGTGCTGGCCATCATGATCCTACCCTACGCCGCCTCCATAACCCGGGAGGTCCTGCGCATGGTCCCCCACGAACTCAAGGAAGCCGCCTACGGGCTGGGGGCCACCCGGTGGGAGGTCATCCGCGGGGTATCCATCCCCTACGGCCTTTCCGGTATCGTGGCCGGATTCCTGCTCTCCCTGGGACGGGCCCTGGGCGAAACCATGGCCGTGACCATGGTCATAGGCAACCGCTCCGAAATGCCCCGGAGCCCCTGGGATCTCGCCAACACCATGGCCAGCGTCATCGCCAACGAATTCACCGAGGCCTCCAAGGACATCCACCTCGCCGCTCTCATCGAAATAGGCCTCCTTCTCTTTCTCATCACCCTGGTGGTGAACACCGTGGCCCGGATCATCATCGTGAGGCTTGAGGTGCGATGA
- the cobB gene encoding Sir2 family NAD+-dependent deacetylase yields MRRLVILTGAGISAESGIPTFRDPGGVWEKYDLEQVATPEGFRRNPDLVHEFYNARRRDLLRVEPNAAHLALAELERSWPGEFLLVTQNVDDLHERAGSRRVIHIHGELLKVRCEVCGRVFRETGKIFTRTPCPFCGKPGGLRPHVVWFGETPFHLEEVYEALIRCELFVAIGTSGTVYPAAGFVEVARRAGAHCVELNLKPAENAHLFHEHRYGPATRVVPEWVREVLEESLSGSGKAL; encoded by the coding sequence GTGAGGCGGCTGGTTATTCTTACCGGGGCGGGTATTTCCGCTGAGTCCGGGATACCAACCTTTCGGGATCCCGGTGGGGTCTGGGAGAAGTACGATCTCGAGCAGGTGGCCACCCCCGAGGGGTTTCGGCGAAATCCGGACCTAGTGCACGAATTTTACAACGCCCGGCGCCGGGACCTCCTTCGGGTGGAGCCCAACGCGGCTCACCTGGCCCTCGCCGAACTGGAAAGAAGCTGGCCCGGGGAGTTTCTCCTGGTTACCCAGAATGTGGACGACCTTCACGAACGGGCCGGAAGCCGACGGGTGATTCACATTCACGGGGAGTTGCTCAAGGTCCGCTGTGAGGTGTGCGGGCGCGTCTTTCGCGAAACCGGAAAGATCTTCACCCGCACCCCCTGTCCGTTCTGCGGGAAGCCCGGGGGGCTAAGGCCCCATGTGGTCTGGTTCGGGGAGACCCCGTTTCACTTGGAGGAGGTTTACGAGGCCCTCATCCGATGTGAACTTTTCGTGGCCATCGGGACTTCGGGGACGGTGTATCCGGCGGCGGGGTTCGTGGAGGTGGCCCGCAGGGCCGGGGCCCATTGCGTGGAACTGAACCTGAAACCCGCGGAAAACGCCCACCTCTTCCACGAGCACCGCTACGGACCGGCCACCCGGGTGGTGCCCGAATGGGTGCGCGAGGTGCTTGAGGAATCGCTCAGCGGAAGCGGGAAGGCTCTTTGA
- a CDS encoding DUF86 domain-containing protein: MRDRERLLKKMESVENYLRILEEIKEDCLEKFDRDPIYRGALLHYLYFTADSCIALAQMMVRWKGLGIPQSYQEAIEMLGDRGVLETGFAYEFARIAGLRSLLAHGYEKVKKDLVCEEILPRMEEVRTYLEALRRHL, translated from the coding sequence ATGAGGGATCGTGAGCGCCTCCTCAAAAAGATGGAATCCGTGGAAAACTATCTGCGCATTCTGGAAGAGATAAAGGAGGACTGTCTCGAAAAATTTGACCGGGATCCCATCTATCGGGGAGCCCTTCTTCACTATCTTTATTTCACGGCGGACAGTTGCATTGCTCTGGCCCAGATGATGGTCCGGTGGAAGGGCCTGGGAATTCCCCAGTCCTATCAGGAGGCCATAGAAATGCTCGGCGACCGGGGGGTCCTCGAGACCGGTTTTGCCTACGAGTTCGCCCGGATAGCCGGGTTGCGTAGCCTTCTGGCTCACGGGTACGAAAAAGTAAAGAAGGATCTGGTTTGTGAGGAGATCCTTCCCCGTATGGAAGAGGTGAGGACCTATCTTGAGGCCCTGAGGAGACACCTGTGA
- the pstB gene encoding phosphate ABC transporter ATP-binding protein PstB, with translation MSGRAVAEPREPAIFEIRNLWAYYGEKAALQDISFKIPERRVTAIMGPSGCGKTTFIRCLNRLHELSPGASIKGEILLRGENILDLDPVVVRRRIGMVFQRPNPFPTMTIYDNVLAGYKLLGIKLPREEADRIVEEALRRAALWEEVKDSLHKRGTYLSGGQQQRLCIARALAVKPEVLLMDEPTSALDPKSTARIEELVVELKNSVTIVIVTHNIAQAGRVSDYTAFFYLGELVEFGPTSELFTVPRDKRTEEFLKGKFG, from the coding sequence ATGAGCGGTAGAGCCGTGGCGGAACCGCGGGAGCCGGCCATTTTTGAAATACGAAACCTCTGGGCCTATTACGGCGAAAAGGCGGCACTTCAGGACATAAGCTTCAAGATCCCGGAGCGGAGGGTCACCGCCATCATGGGGCCCTCGGGCTGCGGGAAGACCACCTTCATCCGTTGTCTTAACCGTCTGCACGAGCTAAGCCCCGGGGCCTCGATAAAGGGCGAGATTCTTCTCCGGGGGGAAAACATCCTGGACCTCGATCCGGTGGTGGTTCGTCGAAGGATCGGGATGGTTTTTCAGCGTCCGAACCCCTTTCCCACCATGACCATCTACGACAATGTGCTGGCGGGCTACAAGTTGTTGGGGATAAAACTCCCCCGGGAGGAGGCGGACCGTATCGTGGAGGAAGCCCTGCGGAGGGCGGCTCTTTGGGAGGAGGTGAAGGACAGTCTTCACAAAAGGGGGACCTACCTTTCCGGAGGGCAGCAGCAGCGGCTCTGCATCGCCCGGGCGCTTGCGGTTAAACCCGAGGTGCTTCTCATGGACGAGCCCACCTCGGCCCTGGATCCGAAATCCACGGCCAGGATCGAGGAACTGGTGGTGGAGCTCAAGAACAGCGTCACCATCGTCATCGTGACCCACAACATCGCCCAGGCCGGACGGGTTTCGGATTACACGGCCTTCTTTTACCTGGGGGAGTTGGTAGAGTTCGGCCCCACCTCGGAACTTTTCACGGTGCCCAGGGACAAACGCACCGAGGAATTCCTGAAAGGGAAGTTCGGCTGA
- the pstA gene encoding phosphate ABC transporter permease PstA, translating to MKGLLWRKLKDRLAFGIIVVLALLPALPLFHILYGILKEGLSALSWGFFVHLPKPPGEEGGGVGNAIVGTLMLALLASLMAVPVGVLCGVYLSEYARGKFGEVVRIAADVLQGVPSIVLGIVAYLWVVKPMGHFSAFSGAVALAIMMLPVIVRSTEEILKMIPETLREASLALGVNYWRTVIKVLIPTGMVGISTGILLSLARIMGETAPLLFTAFGNPFWNLNPLQPVEALPLTVFKYAISPYEEWIRQAWGASVVLTLMVLGLNLLSRVLAWRFGGHER from the coding sequence ATGAAGGGACTCCTCTGGCGCAAGCTGAAAGACCGGCTGGCCTTCGGTATTATCGTGGTCCTGGCCCTGCTTCCGGCCCTTCCCCTCTTCCACATCCTTTACGGAATTCTTAAGGAAGGGCTTTCGGCCCTTTCCTGGGGTTTCTTCGTGCACCTTCCGAAACCCCCCGGAGAGGAGGGGGGCGGGGTGGGGAACGCCATCGTGGGAACCCTGATGCTGGCGCTTCTGGCCTCGCTCATGGCCGTGCCGGTGGGGGTGCTCTGCGGGGTTTACCTTTCCGAGTACGCCCGGGGGAAGTTCGGGGAGGTGGTGCGCATTGCGGCGGATGTGCTTCAGGGAGTGCCCTCCATCGTACTGGGGATCGTGGCCTACCTCTGGGTGGTTAAACCCATGGGTCACTTCTCGGCCTTCTCAGGCGCGGTGGCCCTGGCCATCATGATGCTTCCGGTGATCGTGCGCTCCACCGAGGAGATCCTCAAAATGATCCCCGAGACCCTGCGGGAGGCCTCCCTGGCCCTGGGGGTGAATTACTGGCGCACGGTGATCAAGGTGCTCATACCCACGGGAATGGTGGGTATCAGCACGGGGATTCTGCTTTCCCTGGCGCGGATCATGGGGGAAACGGCACCGCTCCTTTTCACCGCCTTCGGGAATCCTTTCTGGAACCTTAATCCCCTGCAACCGGTTGAGGCCCTGCCCCTTACGGTCTTCAAGTACGCCATCAGCCCCTACGAGGAGTGGATCCGGCAGGCCTGGGGGGCCAGTGTGGTGCTGACGCTCATGGTGCTGGGTCTGAACCTGCTTTCCCGAGTGCTGGCCTGGAGGTTCGGAGGGCATGAGCGGTAG
- a CDS encoding serine hydrolase, translating into MGRLRVRLGRIWALLREGVERGVFPGAVAAIFLPGSLYLSAAGWRALYSHREPNDTETLYDLASLTKPLATTLALMKLRAEGRISLSAPLKCFFPEEFFGNDTFREISLREVLSHGAGFPAWRPYFRKLQERPLRERREALVRLILSETQAYQPGERELYSDLGFFLLGEVIVRITRTPLERYVENVYGELGIPELLFRPLHKGIPRERIAPTEFLPSAGVFLRGEVHDENTRALGGVSGTAGLFGTARGVARLLSVFLEVWQGGKRGFLTRELLEEFWCFRRPGGTWALGFDRPSPTGSSAGPLFPRRALGHLGYTGCAFWLVPEEGWGAVLLTNRVHPSRENRRIRSFRPRFFSEVAIRMRRGTP; encoded by the coding sequence ATGGGCCGGTTGCGCGTGCGTTTGGGGCGGATATGGGCTCTCCTCCGGGAGGGTGTGGAAAGAGGGGTCTTTCCCGGGGCGGTGGCCGCGATATTTCTTCCGGGAAGCCTCTATCTCTCCGCCGCGGGCTGGCGAGCCCTCTATTCCCACCGGGAACCCAACGATACGGAAACCCTCTACGATCTCGCCTCCCTCACCAAGCCGCTGGCCACCACGCTGGCCCTTATGAAGCTCCGCGCCGAGGGAAGAATCTCCCTCTCCGCCCCCCTTAAGTGTTTTTTCCCGGAGGAATTCTTCGGAAACGATACCTTCCGGGAGATTAGCCTGCGAGAGGTCCTTTCCCACGGGGCCGGGTTTCCCGCCTGGCGTCCTTACTTCCGGAAGCTTCAGGAACGCCCGCTCCGGGAAAGACGGGAGGCCCTGGTCCGTCTCATACTTTCCGAAACCCAGGCCTACCAGCCCGGCGAAAGAGAGCTTTACAGCGATCTGGGGTTCTTCCTGCTGGGGGAGGTGATCGTCCGCATCACCCGCACGCCCCTCGAGCGCTATGTCGAAAATGTTTACGGGGAACTCGGCATCCCCGAGCTCCTCTTCCGGCCTCTCCACAAAGGGATCCCCCGGGAGAGGATCGCCCCCACGGAATTCCTTCCCTCCGCGGGAGTCTTTCTCAGGGGAGAGGTCCACGACGAAAACACCCGGGCCCTGGGCGGGGTCTCCGGGACGGCGGGGCTTTTCGGGACCGCGCGGGGGGTAGCCCGTCTCCTGAGTGTTTTTCTGGAGGTCTGGCAGGGCGGGAAGAGAGGGTTCCTCACCCGGGAACTTCTGGAGGAGTTCTGGTGTTTCCGGCGTCCCGGGGGAACCTGGGCCCTGGGATTCGACCGCCCCTCCCCCACCGGCTCAAGCGCCGGCCCTCTCTTTCCCCGCCGGGCTCTGGGCCACCTGGGGTATACCGGATGCGCCTTCTGGCTGGTCCCCGAGGAGGGCTGGGGGGCGGTGCTCCTTACCAACCGGGTGCATCCCTCCCGCGAGAATCGCCGGATCCGTTCCTTCCGTCCCCGGTTCTTCTCCGAGGTGGCGATCCGGATGAGGAGGGGGACGCCTTGA
- the hslO gene encoding Hsp33 family molecular chaperone HslO, which translates to MAYVVRGLAREGSFRVFAVECREVVEEVRRLQGLSPTATAALGRALAGAALLAADLKAGRVMLQINGGGPLGEILAEGDAEGNLRGTVQHPQVHLEPRGGKLAVGAAVGKNGFLSVTRDLGLKEPYQGSVALVSGEIAQDLAYYLTVSEQIPSAVALGVLVDVDGSVREAGGFLVQRMPAAGPEDIAAAEEALSALAPVTELLAQGLSPEEILERIFPGRIEILEKRPLTYRCRCSRERVEAALVALGREELSALVARNEPARVTCHFCHREYEIPLEDLRRLLRDLEKLH; encoded by the coding sequence ATGGCCTATGTGGTGAGAGGACTGGCCCGGGAGGGAAGTTTCCGGGTCTTTGCCGTGGAGTGTCGGGAGGTGGTGGAGGAGGTTCGGCGGCTCCAGGGGCTTTCACCCACGGCAACGGCGGCTCTGGGGCGGGCGCTTGCAGGGGCGGCGCTGCTAGCCGCGGATCTAAAGGCCGGCCGCGTCATGCTCCAGATAAACGGAGGCGGCCCCTTGGGGGAGATCCTGGCCGAGGGCGATGCCGAGGGTAACCTCCGGGGCACCGTCCAGCATCCTCAGGTGCACCTCGAACCGCGGGGAGGCAAACTGGCCGTGGGAGCCGCGGTGGGCAAAAACGGTTTCCTATCCGTGACCCGGGATCTGGGCCTTAAGGAACCCTACCAGGGGTCGGTGGCCCTCGTTTCCGGGGAGATTGCCCAGGATCTCGCTTACTACCTCACCGTCTCGGAGCAGATCCCCTCGGCGGTGGCCCTGGGAGTGCTGGTGGATGTGGACGGCTCGGTAAGGGAGGCCGGAGGTTTTCTGGTGCAGCGCATGCCCGCCGCCGGACCAGAGGACATCGCCGCTGCGGAAGAGGCCCTCTCGGCCCTGGCTCCGGTGACGGAACTCCTCGCGCAGGGATTATCCCCGGAGGAGATCCTGGAGAGGATCTTCCCCGGACGAATTGAGATCCTGGAAAAGCGTCCGCTGACCTATCGGTGCCGGTGTTCCCGGGAGAGGGTGGAGGCCGCTCTGGTCGCCCTGGGGCGGGAAGAGCTTTCCGCCCTCGTCGCCAGGAACGAACCGGCTCGGGTCACCTGTCACTTCTGCCATCGGGAATACGAAATACCTCTCGAGGACCTTAGACGCCTCCTTCGGGATCTGGAAAAACTTCACTAA
- a CDS encoding sensor histidine kinase KdpD, protein MISLFRRKKAVPPPAPPEREEVPRSFAEATAFEDLPWPLAAVDQRRRVVAVSKAMRVFFPAPEPQNLLELPFPGLVEFHERVFREGRARVEFEWQGRWWRLEGERIREDRAVIRLIEITREVRLSEKNRLLSATLAHEFRTPLTAIRGYAEALEEYLPEQEFPRKALSAILSHTERLSRLVRDLLLLSSLETGLEPRLEPLKTGEVADSVASLLAPLLEKKRLRLEVEGPRDVVFRADPDYLIQALVKVLENAVRFSPEGGSIRLEIEREGTEVVFRVRDEGPGISEDLRERIFEPFFREGPGRGLGLGLALARRIAEAHGGTLSAEASPRGAVMVFRFPANVPGDSQKVHNPGGR, encoded by the coding sequence ATGATCTCGCTTTTCAGACGAAAAAAGGCCGTCCCTCCTCCGGCGCCGCCGGAAAGGGAGGAGGTGCCCCGGAGCTTCGCGGAGGCCACGGCGTTTGAGGACCTCCCCTGGCCGCTTGCGGCCGTGGACCAGAGGCGACGCGTGGTGGCGGTCTCGAAGGCCATGCGCGTCTTCTTCCCCGCTCCGGAGCCGCAGAATCTTCTGGAACTTCCCTTTCCCGGTCTGGTGGAATTCCACGAGAGAGTCTTTCGGGAAGGGAGGGCCCGGGTGGAATTCGAATGGCAGGGGCGCTGGTGGCGTCTTGAGGGAGAGAGGATCCGGGAGGACCGGGCGGTCATCCGGCTTATCGAAATAACCAGGGAGGTCCGCCTTTCGGAGAAAAATCGCCTGCTCTCCGCCACCCTGGCCCACGAGTTTCGCACCCCCCTTACCGCCATAAGGGGCTACGCCGAGGCCCTGGAGGAATACCTGCCGGAGCAGGAGTTCCCCCGGAAGGCCCTTTCGGCCATTCTTTCGCACACCGAGAGGCTTTCCCGTCTGGTGCGGGACCTCCTTCTCCTTTCCTCGCTTGAGACAGGACTCGAACCGCGCCTGGAGCCCCTCAAAACCGGAGAGGTAGCCGATTCCGTGGCCTCCCTGCTGGCCCCCCTTCTGGAAAAGAAACGGCTCAGGCTGGAGGTGGAGGGCCCCAGGGATGTCGTCTTTCGTGCCGATCCGGACTACCTGATTCAGGCCCTGGTCAAGGTGCTGGAAAACGCCGTGCGTTTCTCTCCGGAAGGAGGAAGCATCCGGCTGGAAATAGAGAGGGAGGGGACGGAGGTGGTCTTTCGCGTTCGGGACGAGGGGCCGGGGATCTCCGAGGACCTTCGCGAGCGCATTTTCGAGCCCTTTTTCCGGGAGGGGCCCGGGAGGGGCCTGGGGCTGGGTCTGGCCCTGGCCCGGCGTATCGCCGAGGCCCACGGAGGGACTCTCTCGGCCGAGGCTTCACCCCGGGGGGCGGTGATGGTCTTCCGTTTTCCCGCAAATGTCCCCGGGGATTCACAGAAAGTTCACAATCCCGGGGGAAGATGA
- a CDS encoding TMEM165/GDT1 family protein, with protein sequence MRIFLLAFVTVFLAELGDKTQLAALCLSARERRFWPVFLGAALALVLASALGVAAGRLLGEALPVRWIRLLSGAIFLILGVLILWGKV encoded by the coding sequence ATGCGGATCTTCCTTCTGGCCTTCGTCACGGTTTTCCTGGCCGAGCTGGGAGACAAGACCCAGCTGGCCGCCCTTTGCCTTTCGGCCCGGGAGAGGCGTTTCTGGCCGGTCTTTCTGGGAGCGGCCCTGGCCCTGGTGCTGGCCTCGGCCCTGGGCGTGGCCGCCGGGCGCCTTCTGGGAGAGGCGCTTCCCGTACGCTGGATCCGCCTGCTCTCCGGGGCCATCTTCCTCATTCTGGGGGTGCTCATACTGTGGGGAAAGGTGTAG